In Streptomyces hawaiiensis, one genomic interval encodes:
- a CDS encoding heavy metal translocating P-type ATPase produces the protein MTSTLAPQPVERPKPARTGAVARRRTRVLALPEARWAAAATALFLLALPLQLTGAPAWTWGPLYALSYATGGWEPGWEGLKALKERTLDVDLLMVVAALGAAAIGQVMDGALLIVIFATSGALEALATARTADSVRGLLDLAPATATRLGPDGGEQTVPVEELAVGDTVLVRPGERVGADGRVLDGASDVDQATITGEPLPAAKEPGDEVFAGTLNGTGALRIRVERDASESVIARIVRMVQEASETKAPTQLFIEKVEQRYSLGMVAATLAVFLVPLAFGAQLTDALLRAMTFMIVASPCAVVLATMPPLLSAIANAGRHGVLVKSAVVMERLGQVDAVALDKTGTLTEGSPRVTDVRPLPGSALHEGELLMLAAAAERPSEHPLARAVVDAARERGLDLPDAEDFTSAPGVGVTAVVGGRTVAVGAPARLLDDTLGTAAELEESGRTAVLVVVDGTPAGLLGIADRLRPDAAATVASLARLTGTAPVLLTGDNPRAAAHLGAEAGIDDVRAGLLPQDKLAAVREMESAGRKVLVVGDGVNDAPALAAAHTGIAMGRAGSDLALETADAVIVRDELAAVPATVVLSRRARRLVVQNLVIAGVFIAGLVAWDLAGDLPLPLGVAGHEGSTVLVGLNGLRLLREGAWQRAAAHGNG, from the coding sequence ATGACCTCCACGCTCGCGCCTCAGCCGGTCGAACGGCCGAAGCCCGCTCGCACCGGGGCGGTGGCCCGGCGGCGTACCCGCGTCCTCGCGCTCCCCGAGGCACGCTGGGCCGCCGCGGCCACCGCCCTCTTCCTGCTCGCGCTGCCCTTGCAGCTGACCGGCGCCCCGGCCTGGACCTGGGGACCGCTGTACGCCCTGTCGTACGCCACGGGCGGCTGGGAGCCGGGGTGGGAGGGGCTCAAGGCGCTGAAGGAGCGCACCCTCGATGTCGACCTGCTGATGGTCGTGGCCGCCCTGGGCGCGGCAGCGATCGGGCAGGTCATGGACGGCGCCCTGCTCATCGTCATCTTCGCCACCTCCGGCGCGCTGGAGGCCCTGGCCACGGCCCGCACCGCCGACTCCGTGCGCGGCCTGCTCGACCTGGCCCCCGCCACGGCCACCCGGCTGGGCCCCGACGGCGGTGAACAGACCGTCCCCGTCGAGGAGCTGGCGGTCGGCGACACCGTCCTCGTCCGCCCCGGTGAGCGCGTCGGCGCCGACGGCCGCGTGCTGGACGGGGCGAGCGACGTGGACCAGGCGACCATCACCGGCGAGCCCCTCCCCGCGGCGAAGGAGCCGGGCGACGAGGTCTTCGCGGGCACCCTCAACGGCACCGGCGCGCTGCGGATCCGGGTGGAGCGCGACGCCTCCGAATCGGTGATCGCCCGGATCGTCCGCATGGTGCAGGAGGCGTCCGAGACCAAGGCGCCCACGCAGCTGTTCATCGAGAAGGTCGAACAGCGCTACTCACTGGGCATGGTGGCCGCCACCCTGGCCGTCTTCCTGGTGCCGCTCGCCTTCGGAGCGCAGCTCACCGACGCGCTGCTGCGCGCCATGACGTTCATGATCGTCGCCTCGCCCTGCGCGGTCGTGCTGGCCACCATGCCGCCCCTGCTGTCGGCCATCGCCAACGCCGGACGGCACGGCGTTCTCGTGAAGTCGGCCGTGGTGATGGAGCGGCTCGGCCAGGTGGACGCGGTCGCCCTGGACAAGACCGGCACACTCACGGAGGGCAGCCCGCGGGTCACCGACGTCCGGCCGTTGCCCGGATCGGCCCTGCACGAAGGGGAGTTGCTGATGCTGGCGGCCGCGGCCGAGCGGCCCAGCGAGCACCCGCTGGCCCGGGCGGTGGTGGACGCTGCCCGCGAGCGCGGCCTCGACCTGCCCGACGCGGAGGACTTCACCTCCGCACCCGGTGTGGGCGTCACCGCCGTCGTCGGCGGCCGCACGGTCGCGGTGGGCGCACCGGCCCGGCTGCTGGACGACACCCTCGGCACCGCCGCGGAACTGGAGGAGTCCGGCCGTACCGCCGTCCTGGTCGTCGTCGACGGCACCCCCGCCGGACTGCTCGGCATCGCCGACCGGCTGCGCCCGGACGCCGCCGCCACGGTCGCCTCCCTCGCCAGGCTCACCGGCACCGCCCCGGTGCTCCTCACCGGCGACAACCCCCGGGCCGCCGCGCACCTCGGCGCCGAGGCCGGCATCGACGACGTGCGGGCCGGGCTGCTGCCGCAGGACAAGCTGGCCGCGGTCCGGGAGATGGAGAGCGCGGGCCGCAAGGTGCTGGTCGTCGGGGACGGTGTCAACGACGCACCCGCCCTGGCCGCCGCGCACACCGGCATCGCCATGGGCCGGGCCGGCTCCGACCTCGCCCTGGAGACCGCGGACGCCGTCATCGTGCGCGACGAACTCGCCGCGGTCCCCGCCACCGTCGTCCTGTCCCGCCGCGCCCGCAGGCTGGTCGTGCAGAACCTCGTGATCGCCGGGGTGTTCATCGCAGGCCTCGTCGCCTGGGACCTCGCCGGTGACCTGCCGCTGCCGCTGGGCGTCGCGGGCCACGAGGGCTCCACGGTCCTGGTCGGCCTGAACGGGCTGCGGCTGCTGCGGGAGGGCGCCTGGCAGCGGGCCGCCGCCCACGGAAACGGCTGA
- a CDS encoding LacI family DNA-binding transcriptional regulator, which produces MTPSATDGPVPKGRSRRNFAGARPVMADVARMAGVSKQTVSRVLNDHPAVRPETREAVLEAMRTLGYRPSRSARSLASGRTRMLGVISFDAARYGPASILTAINTAAQEAGYLVSSIALDTADHDTVVEAVNRLSAEGADGVIAIAPQLWVGRALAEATDLGTPLVVLENALDDGTALVTGDSRTGARKATEYLLGLGHATVWHLAGPAGWTSADHRLTSWQATLRAAGAAVPAPLVGDWSAGSGYDLGRRLARRPDVTAVFASNDQMALGLLHALHEAGRSVPGEVSVVGYDDVPEAAHFLPPLTTVRTDFAEIGTRSLRLLLDRIDGPGGRPGVDTLVPVDLVVRASSGPPPVR; this is translated from the coding sequence ATGACACCGAGCGCCACCGACGGCCCTGTGCCCAAGGGCCGCAGCAGGCGCAACTTCGCGGGGGCGCGGCCGGTGATGGCCGACGTGGCCCGGATGGCCGGGGTCTCCAAGCAGACCGTCTCGCGGGTGCTGAACGACCATCCGGCCGTGCGCCCCGAGACACGCGAGGCGGTCCTGGAGGCCATGCGCACGCTCGGCTACCGGCCCAGCCGCAGTGCGCGCTCCCTGGCCAGTGGCAGGACCCGGATGCTCGGGGTGATCTCCTTCGACGCCGCCCGGTACGGGCCCGCCTCGATCCTGACCGCGATCAACACGGCGGCCCAGGAGGCCGGTTACCTCGTCAGCTCCATCGCCCTCGACACGGCCGACCACGACACCGTCGTCGAGGCCGTGAACCGGTTGTCTGCCGAGGGCGCGGACGGCGTGATCGCCATCGCGCCGCAGCTGTGGGTGGGCCGGGCCCTGGCGGAGGCGACCGACCTGGGCACTCCCCTGGTGGTGCTGGAGAACGCGCTCGACGACGGCACGGCCCTGGTCACCGGCGATTCCCGTACCGGCGCCCGCAAGGCCACCGAGTACCTCCTCGGCCTCGGGCACGCCACCGTGTGGCACCTCGCGGGCCCGGCCGGCTGGACCTCCGCCGACCACCGGCTGACGAGCTGGCAGGCGACGCTCCGGGCCGCCGGTGCCGCCGTCCCGGCCCCTCTCGTCGGGGACTGGAGCGCCGGCTCCGGCTACGACCTGGGCCGTCGGCTGGCCCGGCGCCCCGACGTGACGGCCGTGTTCGCCAGCAACGACCAGATGGCGCTCGGCCTGCTGCACGCCCTGCACGAGGCCGGGCGGTCCGTCCCCGGGGAGGTCAGCGTCGTCGGCTACGACGACGTTCCCGAGGCCGCGCACTTCCTGCCGCCGCTGACCACCGTCCGCACCGACTTCGCGGAGATCGGCACCCGTTCGCTGCGGCTCCTCCTCGACCGGATCGACGGCCCGGGCGGACGGCCCGGCGTCGACACCCTCGTGCCCGTGGACCTGGTGGTGCGGGCCAGCAGCGGTCCCCCGCCGGTGCGCTGA
- a CDS encoding beta-galactosidase gives MVRHLLRVPPPAAPPLTGHLPFTDVPGVPDPIEATSRWLTRGGRPWFPVSGEFHYSRYPNGQWEEELLKMKAGGVTAVASYVIWIHHEEVEGRVRFDGDRDLRRFAELCARHGLDFIPRIGPWSHAEVRNGGLPDWLLARTRAPRTDDPAYLEPVRVWFTEIAERLRGLERANGGPIVAIQIENELYDQPGHLRTLKRLAQEAGLSAPLWTSTAWGGVRLPGEDLLPLYGGYPEAFWTQADGGWPDSCRKHFFFTHERDDEGIGADLRPTRVSAAAPSADRFPWATCELGGGMAVAYHRRPRVEAADVGALGLTKIGCGSVWQGYYMFHGGTNPPGELTSLQESHATGYPNDLPVLTYDFQAPLGEYGQVRPSYHELRLQHLLLAETGHRIAPMRSVLPERSPTGQQDRDTLRWAVRTDGAAGFLFVTNHQPHEPLPDHPDTAFTIDFPLAPPLTLPSTPVTVPSGAYFCWPLRLDVAGLRLEWATAQPVCTVEADGRTVLVLAATDGIAPELALDADTVASVGAPSGEITPVAGRVLVSGVRPGTDALVEVEAADGSRVGLLVLDAATARTVYRGRAWGGERLVLCGDGVVFDEHRGEVRLHSPAAEPSFAVLPAPDAALEVRGAHVREAADGVFTRCTIETGPLADTAVTITCVRPGGPAPAPVTGVQGRASVPADEDVDAAAAEYRVDVPEDLLGNPSGVLLRLRWTGDLARAYVGDVLVADQFYSGRVWDIGLDRLPVEALLTEGLRLKVLPLAPDAPVHVPGRLGDAWREARVLDAEWVVTRRWTVRTG, from the coding sequence CTGGTGAGGCATCTCCTGCGCGTGCCCCCGCCCGCCGCTCCCCCGCTGACCGGCCACCTGCCCTTCACGGACGTGCCCGGCGTGCCCGACCCGATCGAGGCCACCAGCCGCTGGCTCACCCGGGGCGGACGCCCCTGGTTCCCGGTCTCCGGCGAGTTCCACTACTCCCGCTACCCGAACGGGCAGTGGGAGGAGGAACTGCTGAAGATGAAGGCGGGCGGGGTGACCGCCGTCGCCTCCTACGTCATCTGGATCCACCACGAGGAGGTCGAGGGCCGGGTCCGCTTCGACGGCGACCGCGACCTCAGGCGCTTCGCCGAGCTGTGCGCCCGCCACGGCCTGGACTTCATCCCCCGGATCGGCCCCTGGTCGCACGCGGAGGTGCGCAACGGCGGCCTGCCCGACTGGCTCCTGGCCCGGACCCGTGCCCCGCGCACCGACGACCCGGCCTATCTGGAGCCCGTCCGCGTCTGGTTCACGGAGATCGCGGAGCGACTGAGGGGCCTGGAACGGGCGAACGGCGGCCCGATCGTCGCGATCCAGATCGAGAACGAGCTCTACGACCAGCCCGGCCATCTGCGCACGCTGAAGCGCCTGGCCCAGGAGGCCGGGCTGAGCGCGCCGCTGTGGACGTCGACCGCCTGGGGCGGGGTCCGGCTGCCGGGCGAGGACCTGCTTCCGCTGTACGGCGGCTATCCCGAGGCGTTCTGGACGCAGGCCGACGGCGGCTGGCCCGACAGCTGCCGCAAGCACTTCTTCTTCACCCACGAACGCGACGACGAGGGCATCGGCGCCGATCTACGGCCCACGCGGGTGTCCGCCGCCGCCCCTTCGGCGGATCGGTTCCCCTGGGCCACCTGCGAGTTGGGCGGCGGCATGGCGGTCGCCTACCACCGGCGGCCGAGGGTGGAGGCCGCCGATGTCGGTGCCCTCGGGCTCACCAAGATCGGCTGCGGGTCGGTGTGGCAGGGCTACTACATGTTCCACGGCGGCACGAACCCGCCCGGCGAGCTGACCTCCCTGCAGGAGTCGCACGCCACCGGCTATCCCAACGACCTGCCCGTGCTGACCTACGACTTCCAGGCCCCGCTCGGCGAGTACGGGCAGGTGCGGCCCTCGTACCACGAACTGCGCCTCCAGCACCTGCTGCTGGCCGAGACGGGGCACCGGATCGCGCCCATGCGGTCCGTGCTGCCCGAGCGGTCGCCGACCGGGCAGCAGGACCGGGACACCCTGCGCTGGGCCGTGCGGACCGACGGCGCCGCGGGCTTCCTGTTCGTGACCAACCACCAGCCGCACGAGCCGCTGCCGGACCACCCGGACACGGCCTTCACGATCGACTTTCCGCTCGCGCCCCCGCTGACGCTGCCGAGCACTCCCGTCACCGTCCCCTCCGGCGCGTACTTCTGCTGGCCGCTCCGGCTGGACGTGGCCGGGCTGCGGCTGGAGTGGGCCACGGCGCAGCCCGTGTGCACCGTCGAGGCGGACGGTCGTACGGTCCTGGTGCTGGCCGCGACCGACGGCATCGCGCCCGAACTCGCCCTGGACGCGGACACCGTGGCGTCCGTCGGCGCGCCGTCCGGGGAGATCACTCCGGTCGCCGGCCGGGTCCTGGTCAGCGGGGTGCGGCCCGGCACCGACGCCCTGGTCGAGGTGGAGGCGGCCGACGGTTCGCGCGTCGGCCTGCTGGTCCTGGACGCCGCCACGGCCCGTACGGTCTACCGGGGCCGTGCCTGGGGTGGTGAGCGGCTGGTGCTGTGCGGGGACGGTGTCGTCTTCGACGAGCACCGAGGCGAGGTGCGGCTGCACAGTCCCGCGGCGGAGCCGTCGTTCGCGGTGCTGCCCGCACCGGATGCGGCTCTGGAGGTGAGGGGGGCCCACGTTCGGGAGGCGGCTGACGGCGTCTTCACGCGCTGCACGATCGAAACCGGTCCCCTCGCGGACACCGCCGTGACCATCACCTGCGTCAGGCCCGGCGGCCCGGCCCCCGCGCCGGTGACCGGCGTGCAGGGCCGGGCGAGTGTGCCGGCCGACGAGGACGTGGACGCGGCGGCCGCCGAGTACCGGGTCGACGTACCGGAGGACCTGCTTGGGAACCCCTCGGGTGTGCTGCTGCGGCTGCGCTGGACGGGGGACCTGGCGCGGGCCTATGTGGGTGATGTGCTGGTCGCCGACCAGTTCTACTCGGGACGCGTCTGGGACATCGGGCTGGACCGGCTGCCGGTCGAGGCGCTGCTCACGGAGGGACTGCGGCTGAAGGTGCTGCCGCTGGCCCCGGACGCGCCCGTGCACGTGCCGGGGCGGCTGGGCGACGCCTGGCGGGAGGCGCGCGTACTGGACGCCGAATGGGTGGTCACGCGCCGCTGGACGGTCCGGACCGGCTGA
- a CDS encoding aldo/keto reductase, with protein sequence MRYRTLGERGPAVSVVGVGGNNFGSRLDEDGTKAVVRAALDAGITLFDTADMYGGFGESGGSRGDGERLLGAALKGRRDDVVLATKFGMEMGPEADLYGRRGARPYIRYAVEASLRRLGTDHIDLYQYHEPDGVTPLHETVAALRELVDEGKIRYIGCSGLPPEQLTDAFVSTQARYHLLDRSVENDLIPACLQHGLGLLPYYPLANGLLSGKYRRGEEPPPGSRLSWRQGWLTDAALDRVEALTAYGAERGLTLLQVAVGGLAALPAVGSVICGAMTPAQVTANAAAADWLPDAADLAALDAIVTPGERVV encoded by the coding sequence ATGAGGTACCGCACGCTGGGCGAACGCGGCCCGGCCGTCTCCGTGGTCGGCGTCGGCGGCAACAACTTCGGCTCCCGCCTCGACGAGGACGGCACGAAGGCCGTCGTCCGCGCCGCCCTCGACGCGGGGATCACCCTGTTCGACACCGCCGACATGTACGGCGGGTTCGGGGAGAGCGGCGGCTCCCGCGGCGACGGCGAACGCCTTCTCGGCGCCGCCCTCAAGGGCCGCCGGGACGACGTCGTCCTCGCCACCAAGTTCGGCATGGAGATGGGCCCCGAGGCCGACCTGTACGGCCGGCGCGGCGCCCGCCCCTACATCCGGTACGCCGTCGAGGCCTCCCTGCGCAGGCTCGGCACCGATCACATCGACCTGTACCAGTACCACGAGCCGGACGGCGTCACCCCGCTCCACGAGACGGTCGCCGCCCTGCGCGAACTCGTGGACGAGGGCAAGATCCGTTACATCGGTTGCTCCGGTCTCCCGCCCGAGCAGCTCACCGACGCCTTCGTCTCCACCCAGGCCCGCTACCACCTGCTCGACCGCAGTGTGGAGAACGACCTGATCCCGGCCTGCCTGCAGCACGGCCTGGGCCTCCTGCCGTACTACCCGCTGGCCAACGGACTGCTCAGCGGTAAGTACCGGCGCGGTGAGGAGCCCCCGCCCGGCAGCCGCCTGTCCTGGCGGCAGGGCTGGCTCACCGACGCCGCCCTGGACCGCGTCGAGGCGCTCACCGCGTACGGCGCCGAGCGCGGTCTGACCCTCCTCCAGGTCGCCGTAGGCGGACTGGCCGCACTGCCCGCGGTCGGCTCGGTCATCTGCGGCGCCATGACCCCCGCCCAGGTCACCGCCAACGCGGCGGCGGCCGACTGGCTCCCCGACGCGGCCGACCTGGCCGCCCTCGACGCGATCGTCACCCCAGGTGAACGGGTCGTCTGA
- a CDS encoding NAD(P)/FAD-dependent oxidoreductase, with translation MKQIPYWLDTAPALPDRSGKDLPDEADVVVIGGGLTGLSTAYHAARKGARVVLVEKDKVGSGASGRNGSMCTQGLTISPGEARKRYGQERARELYDSFREAVDVVEEITRTEKIDCDFHRVGRLGVAFKPQHFESMRATQRDLAENFDHETQLLTRSELKSELGSDYYHGALLDPLSAALHVGKYVHGLAEAAERAGAEIHERNAATGLTRLPGGGFVVETLNGTIRAKQVMAATDAYTDKSLPWFRKRLINVGSFIIVTEPLGEERAKSLIPNGRLVVDSKNIGHYIRLTPDNRLAFGGRARFAPSDPASDVKSGDILKAEMTEIFPQLAGVRIDYVWGGMVGFSWDRLPHAGEADGLYYSMGYCGHGVQMATYMGRAVAEMMDGKPEANPLRGLGFPKVPVPFYNGTAWFLPFGGAYYKAKDKLR, from the coding sequence ATGAAGCAGATTCCCTACTGGCTCGACACCGCTCCAGCCCTGCCCGACCGCTCCGGGAAGGACCTGCCCGACGAGGCGGACGTGGTGGTCATCGGCGGCGGCCTCACCGGCCTGTCCACCGCCTACCACGCCGCCCGCAAGGGGGCCCGGGTCGTCCTCGTCGAGAAGGACAAGGTCGGCTCGGGCGCCTCCGGGCGCAACGGCAGCATGTGCACCCAGGGCCTGACCATCAGCCCCGGCGAGGCCCGCAAGCGCTACGGCCAGGAACGCGCCCGCGAGCTGTACGACTCCTTCCGCGAAGCGGTCGACGTCGTCGAGGAGATCACCCGCACCGAGAAGATCGACTGCGACTTCCACCGCGTCGGCCGACTCGGAGTGGCCTTCAAGCCGCAGCACTTCGAGTCGATGCGGGCCACCCAGCGCGATCTCGCGGAGAACTTCGACCACGAGACCCAGCTCCTGACCCGGAGCGAGCTGAAGTCGGAGCTGGGCTCGGACTACTACCACGGCGCCCTGCTCGACCCGCTGAGCGCCGCCCTGCACGTCGGCAAGTACGTGCACGGCCTCGCCGAGGCCGCCGAACGCGCCGGCGCGGAGATCCACGAGCGCAACGCGGCCACCGGCCTCACCCGCCTGCCCGGCGGCGGTTTCGTGGTCGAGACCCTGAACGGCACCATCCGCGCCAAGCAGGTGATGGCCGCGACCGACGCCTACACCGACAAGTCGCTGCCGTGGTTCCGCAAGCGGCTCATCAACGTCGGCAGCTTCATCATCGTCACCGAACCGCTCGGCGAGGAGCGCGCCAAGTCGCTGATCCCGAACGGCCGCCTGGTGGTCGACTCCAAGAACATCGGCCACTACATCCGCCTCACGCCCGACAACCGCCTCGCCTTCGGCGGCCGGGCCCGCTTCGCCCCCTCCGACCCGGCCTCCGACGTCAAGAGCGGCGACATCCTGAAGGCGGAGATGACGGAGATCTTCCCGCAGCTCGCCGGGGTGCGGATCGACTACGTGTGGGGCGGCATGGTCGGCTTCTCCTGGGACCGCCTCCCGCACGCCGGCGAGGCGGACGGCCTGTACTACTCCATGGGCTACTGCGGCCATGGTGTCCAGATGGCCACCTACATGGGCCGGGCGGTCGCCGAGATGATGGACGGCAAGCCGGAGGCCAACCCCCTTCGCGGCCTCGGCTTCCCCAAGGTTCCGGTCCCCTTCTACAACGGCACCGCATGGTTCCTGCCGTTCGGCGGCGCCTACTACAAGGCGAAGGACAAGCTGCGCTGA
- a CDS encoding glycoside hydrolase family 35 protein: MPALTTTSDGFLLHGQPFRIISGALHYFRVHPGLWSDRLRKARLMGLNTVETYIPWNHHQPGPEGPLVLDGFLDLPRFLRLAQDEGLRVLLRPGPFICAEWDGGGLPDWLTSDPDIRLRTSDPRFTGAVDRYLDLLLPALRPHMAKAGGPVIAVQVENEYGAYGDDSAYLKHLADAFRSRGVEELLFTCDQADPGHLATGSLPGVLTTGTFGSRVEQSLGRLREHRPEGPLFCAEFWIGWFDHWGGPHHVRDAADAAADLDRLLSAGASVNIYMFHGGTNFGFSNGANHKHAYTPTVTSYDYDAALTECGDPGPKYHAFREVIARHATVPDEPAPAPSAKLPSTPVELSSRAALLPLAGSLAEAVRTDEPVTMDALGQRTGYALYRTTLPAGGEGLLHFDRGVGDRAQVFVDGAPVGVLESERHDESLPVRVPRPGATLEVLVENMGGVNYGPRIGAPKGLLGPVSFNGTDLTGWDCRPLPLDDPGAVPFAPAGDAAVTVPAFHRGTFDVGTPADAFLSLPGWSKGQAWVNGFHLGRYWNRGPQRTLYVPAPVLRPGSNELVLLELHGTTATRALLTGTPDLGPENTW, from the coding sequence ATGCCCGCCCTGACGACGACGTCCGACGGATTCCTGCTGCACGGCCAGCCGTTCCGGATCATCTCCGGCGCGCTGCACTACTTCCGCGTCCATCCCGGACTGTGGTCCGACCGGCTGCGCAAGGCCCGGCTGATGGGCCTCAACACGGTGGAGACGTACATCCCGTGGAACCACCACCAGCCCGGCCCCGAGGGCCCCCTCGTCCTCGACGGCTTCCTCGACCTGCCCCGCTTCCTCCGGCTCGCCCAGGACGAGGGGCTGCGGGTGCTGCTGCGTCCGGGTCCGTTCATCTGCGCCGAGTGGGACGGCGGCGGCCTGCCCGACTGGCTGACCTCCGACCCGGACATCCGGCTGCGCACCAGCGATCCCCGCTTCACCGGGGCCGTCGACCGCTACCTCGACCTGCTGCTGCCCGCGCTGCGGCCGCACATGGCCAAGGCGGGCGGTCCCGTCATCGCCGTACAGGTGGAGAACGAGTACGGGGCCTACGGCGACGACAGCGCCTATCTGAAACACCTCGCCGACGCCTTCCGCTCCCGCGGCGTCGAGGAGCTCCTGTTCACCTGCGACCAGGCCGACCCCGGGCATCTGGCCACCGGAAGCCTGCCCGGGGTCCTGACCACCGGCACCTTCGGCAGCCGCGTCGAGCAGTCTCTGGGGCGGCTGCGCGAACACCGGCCCGAAGGCCCGCTGTTCTGCGCCGAGTTCTGGATCGGCTGGTTCGATCACTGGGGCGGACCCCACCATGTGCGGGACGCGGCCGACGCCGCCGCCGACCTGGACCGGCTGCTGTCCGCCGGGGCGTCCGTCAACATCTACATGTTCCACGGCGGAACCAACTTCGGCTTCAGCAACGGCGCCAACCACAAGCACGCCTACACGCCCACCGTCACGTCCTACGACTACGACGCCGCGCTCACCGAGTGCGGCGATCCGGGCCCGAAGTACCACGCCTTCCGTGAGGTCATCGCCCGCCACGCCACCGTGCCCGACGAACCCGCCCCCGCACCGAGCGCCAAACTTCCCTCCACGCCGGTCGAGTTGAGCAGCCGGGCGGCTCTCCTGCCCCTCGCCGGATCGCTCGCCGAAGCCGTGCGCACCGACGAGCCCGTCACCATGGACGCGCTCGGGCAGCGCACCGGCTACGCGCTCTACCGCACCACCCTCCCGGCCGGCGGCGAGGGCCTGCTGCACTTCGACCGCGGGGTCGGCGACCGCGCCCAGGTCTTCGTCGACGGCGCGCCCGTCGGTGTACTGGAGAGCGAACGCCACGACGAGTCGCTGCCCGTGCGCGTGCCGCGTCCCGGCGCGACGCTGGAGGTCCTCGTCGAGAACATGGGCGGCGTCAACTACGGCCCCCGCATCGGCGCGCCCAAGGGCCTGCTCGGACCCGTCTCCTTCAACGGCACGGACCTGACGGGCTGGGACTGCCGCCCGCTGCCGCTGGACGATCCGGGCGCGGTGCCGTTCGCCCCGGCCGGCGACGCGGCGGTCACCGTACCGGCCTTCCACCGGGGTACCTTCGACGTCGGCACCCCCGCCGACGCCTTCCTCTCCCTGCCCGGCTGGTCGAAGGGCCAGGCCTGGGTCAACGGCTTCCACCTGGGCCGCTACTGGAACCGCGGCCCCCAGCGCACGCTCTACGTTCCCGCGCCGGTGCTGCGTCCGGGCTCCAACGAACTGGTCCTGCTGGAGCTGCACGGCACCACCGCCACCCGCGCCCTGCTCACCGGCACCCCCGACCTCGGCCCGGAGAACACCTGGTGA
- a CDS encoding haloacid dehalogenase type II, whose protein sequence is MREIVTFDAYGTLVDFQLGPTTLKVLEDRLDLDNLDVDEFLDDFRVMRFQAVLEAYRPYHEILHSSLRNAMRLHGLEYRASDGDALVEAVPTFGPFPEVPDALRQLKTKYEIAIISNTDDNLIARNVENIGVEFDHVITAQQAGAYKPDRQTFEHAFKTMGVEPSQVIHTAQGWEYDHIPTRDLGLKRRVWINRFGRPGSADYQPYDELPDLTGLPKLLGC, encoded by the coding sequence ATGCGAGAGATCGTCACCTTCGACGCCTACGGCACCCTGGTCGACTTCCAGCTCGGCCCCACCACCCTGAAGGTCCTTGAGGACCGGCTGGACCTGGACAACCTGGATGTCGACGAGTTCCTCGACGACTTCCGCGTCATGCGCTTCCAGGCGGTGCTGGAGGCCTACCGCCCCTACCACGAGATCCTGCACTCCAGCCTGCGCAACGCCATGCGCCTGCACGGCCTGGAGTACCGCGCGTCCGACGGCGACGCCCTCGTGGAGGCTGTCCCCACCTTCGGCCCCTTCCCGGAGGTCCCGGACGCCCTGCGGCAGCTGAAGACGAAGTACGAGATCGCCATCATCTCCAACACGGACGACAACCTGATCGCCCGGAACGTGGAGAACATCGGCGTGGAGTTCGACCACGTCATCACCGCCCAGCAGGCGGGCGCCTACAAGCCCGACCGCCAGACCTTCGAGCACGCCTTCAAGACCATGGGCGTCGAGCCGTCCCAGGTCATCCACACCGCCCAGGGATGGGAGTACGACCACATCCCGACCCGCGACCTCGGTCTGAAGCGCCGCGTGTGGATCAACCGCTTCGGCCGCCCGGGCAGCGCCGACTACCAGCCCTACGACGAGCTGCCGGACCTGACCGGCCTGCCGAAGCTGCTCGGCTGCTGA